Proteins encoded in a region of the Nitrospirota bacterium genome:
- a CDS encoding isochorismatase family protein, whose amino-acid sequence MNIFTINPDDTVLLIVDIQEKLVAAVEDKEALTANTLNLVETAKLHSMPIVVTEQYPKGIGSTIKELKDALKGIEICEKMTFSACGIKNFCEEKLHKKPKVLLCGIETHVCVLQTALDLLAKGYVVHVVSDCVSSRRGYNKEVGLRFMYDAGAVITTAETAIFQILKQAGTDNFKAISKRIK is encoded by the coding sequence ATGAATATATTTACTATAAATCCTGATGACACAGTTTTACTGATTGTGGATATACAGGAAAAGTTAGTGGCTGCTGTTGAAGACAAAGAGGCACTGACAGCTAACACCTTAAACCTTGTTGAGACGGCAAAACTCCACAGTATGCCAATAGTAGTAACCGAACAGTACCCTAAAGGCATAGGTTCCACCATAAAAGAGCTGAAGGATGCCCTCAAGGGAATTGAAATCTGTGAAAAGATGACATTTAGCGCCTGCGGCATAAAGAATTTCTGCGAGGAAAAGCTTCACAAAAAACCAAAGGTGCTGCTATGTGGAATAGAGACACATGTTTGTGTTCTTCAGACCGCTTTGGATTTATTGGCTAAGGGGTATGTAGTTCATGTGGTGAGTGATTGTGTTTCATCAAGGCGGGGGTACAATAAAGAGGTGGGGTTGCGATTTATGTACGATGCCGGAGCTGTGATAACGACGGCTGAGACGGCAATTTTTCAAATACTAAAACAGGCTGGGACTGACAACTTTAAAGCCATATCAAAGAGGATAAAATAG
- a CDS encoding protein kinase, giving the protein MPAKVVLEVTEGKLKGKKYKFLERTTCIIGRGVDCSPRLPDDDEHRTISRHHCLLDINPPGIRIKDFGSLNGTYVNGMKIGQRQKTQDINEISQLEFPEYDLKKGDEIKLGSTVFKVKTYESPTCSVCGSDLPFDNIAEYKTKDGSYICKTCTENKTQKDTVTPLAKCTGCGKTLSKDSVEQSSGLCTVCRDDPMQVVKSLVPAEEKDKDTLEIHGYKILKEIGKGGMGAVYLAKHIETGRDVALKVMLSEVAVNERSKEMFLREVENTKHLKHPNVVQLLDYGNSRGTFYFTLEYCEGGSIDKIMMAQGGRLSVEEATNMILQSLDGLHYAHTLEIPNVKLADASIVTLKGLIHRDIKPTNIFLTEASGTRLTKIADFGLGKAFDAAGLSGYTRTGASAGTPVFMSRQQVINFKYSKPEADVWAMAATFYYMLTGRFPRDFPKGKDPWYIVLQSKPVPILKRNPNIPKKLAEVIDEALIDQPEIKIKTALDFKRALEGAL; this is encoded by the coding sequence TTGCCGGCAAAAGTCGTCCTTGAGGTTACGGAGGGTAAGCTCAAAGGTAAAAAATATAAATTTTTGGAGCGTACCACCTGCATAATTGGCAGGGGTGTTGACTGCAGCCCCCGCCTTCCCGATGATGATGAACACCGCACAATTTCCCGCCACCACTGTCTTTTGGATATAAACCCACCCGGCATAAGAATCAAAGACTTCGGCAGCTTAAACGGCACCTATGTCAATGGCATGAAGATTGGCCAACGCCAGAAAACTCAGGACATTAACGAAATATCTCAGCTGGAGTTTCCCGAATACGATCTGAAAAAAGGGGATGAAATTAAACTCGGTTCGACTGTTTTTAAAGTCAAAACGTATGAATCCCCAACATGTTCAGTATGCGGGTCTGATTTACCCTTTGATAATATTGCTGAGTACAAAACCAAGGACGGTAGTTATATCTGTAAGACCTGCACTGAAAATAAAACTCAAAAGGATACTGTTACCCCATTGGCCAAATGCACCGGCTGTGGAAAAACCCTCAGTAAAGACAGTGTTGAACAGTCCTCAGGGCTTTGCACCGTCTGCCGTGACGATCCCATGCAGGTAGTGAAATCCCTTGTGCCGGCAGAGGAAAAAGACAAAGATACACTTGAAATCCACGGATATAAAATATTAAAAGAAATCGGAAAGGGCGGCATGGGCGCCGTCTATCTTGCCAAACATATAGAGACCGGCAGAGATGTTGCTCTAAAGGTGATGCTCTCAGAGGTTGCCGTCAATGAGCGCTCCAAGGAGATGTTTCTTCGGGAGGTGGAAAACACCAAACACTTAAAACACCCAAACGTCGTGCAACTGCTTGACTACGGTAACTCACGCGGCACCTTTTACTTCACCCTTGAGTACTGCGAGGGGGGCAGTATAGATAAAATAATGATGGCACAGGGTGGACGGCTAAGTGTCGAGGAGGCCACCAATATGATACTGCAATCTCTTGACGGGCTGCACTATGCCCATACACTTGAAATTCCTAACGTCAAACTGGCTGACGCCTCTATTGTAACACTAAAGGGATTAATTCACAGAGATATAAAACCTACTAACATATTCTTAACAGAAGCCTCTGGAACAAGATTAACAAAAATAGCAGATTTTGGATTGGGTAAAGCATTTGATGCTGCAGGTTTAAGCGGTTACACCCGCACCGGAGCATCTGCCGGCACCCCTGTTTTTATGTCCAGACAGCAGGTGATAAATTTCAAGTACTCAAAACCGGAGGCAGATGTCTGGGCTATGGCAGCCACATTTTATTACATGCTTACCGGGCGTTTTCCCAGAGATTTCCCAAAAGGCAAAGACCCATGGTACATAGTGCTTCAGAGCAAACCGGTACCCATACTGAAGAGGAATCCCAACATACCTAAGAAGCTGGCCGAGGTGATTGATGAGGCACTTATAGACCA